One Miscanthus floridulus cultivar M001 chromosome 11, ASM1932011v1, whole genome shotgun sequence DNA window includes the following coding sequences:
- the LOC136494742 gene encoding uncharacterized protein produces MMKASCVVLVSSLLLATLAVAGASSSSPRSFLGRHPELVLGRKGRELSQSSGYHYQHQSKHMQQHEEVAMEVKKPEEDEEAKARWTADKGEDAEAGLIYSADYSGVAMHAGSPPTAKPKHRHPTIP; encoded by the exons ATGATGAAGGCATCCTGTGTAGTACTTGTTTCAAGCCTTCTTCTAGCCACTCTTGCAGTTGCAGGTGCTTCTTCATCCTCGCCTCGGTCTTTCCTCGGCAGGCATCCAGAGCTGGTTCTAGGTCGCAAAGGCAGAGAACTCAGCCAGTCCTCGGGATACCATTACCAGCATCAGAGCAAGCACATGCAGCAGCATGAG GAAGTGGCTATGGAGGTGAAGAAAcccgaggaggatgaggaggcaaAGGCACGATGGACGGCGGATAAGGGGGAGGACGCTGAGGCAGGACTGATCTACAGCGCGGACTACAGTGGCGTGGCCATGCATGCTGGCTCTCCGCCGACCGCGAAGCCCAAGCACAGGCACCCCACCATTCCATAG